In Rhodothermus marinus DSM 4252, a single genomic region encodes these proteins:
- a CDS encoding trans-sulfuration enzyme family protein has product MQPQTRLTLAGQQTDSSYNSIVPPIYQCATFRFEDVGLTKGYDYSRSGNPTRRALEEVLADLEGGADAVATTSGMAAVSTVLALFDHGIHVICAHDCYGGTERLLSLLARQGKLEVSFVDLRDLQAVEAAIRPNTRLIWVETPSNPLLRIVDLDALCRFAKAHDLLVVVDNTFLSPLQQRPMDFGADIVVYSTTKYLNGHSDVIGGAVIVRTGELNEQLQFVANAHGTIAGPFDCWLVLRGLKTLPVRIRQHEHNAMAVARFLAQHPNVERVFYPGLPSHEGHEIAARQQKGFGGMVSFTVKGGLEAVHHILRSTRVFTLAESLGGVESLIEHPATMSHASMRPEQREAAGITDNLIRLSVGIEATDDLIADLEQALAYEPATVAA; this is encoded by the coding sequence ATGCAGCCACAGACGCGTCTGACGCTGGCCGGTCAGCAGACCGATTCCAGCTACAACAGCATCGTCCCGCCCATTTACCAGTGCGCCACGTTCCGCTTCGAGGATGTCGGGTTGACGAAGGGATACGACTATTCGCGCAGCGGCAACCCGACGCGGCGTGCGCTGGAAGAGGTGCTGGCCGACCTGGAGGGCGGCGCCGACGCCGTGGCCACCACCAGCGGCATGGCGGCCGTTTCGACGGTGCTGGCCCTGTTCGACCACGGCATCCATGTGATCTGTGCCCACGACTGCTACGGCGGCACCGAGCGGCTGCTGAGCCTGCTGGCGCGACAGGGCAAGCTGGAGGTGTCGTTCGTCGACCTGCGCGACCTGCAGGCCGTCGAGGCGGCCATCCGCCCGAACACCCGGCTCATCTGGGTGGAAACGCCCTCCAACCCGCTGCTGCGCATCGTCGATCTGGATGCACTCTGTCGCTTCGCGAAAGCCCACGACCTGCTGGTGGTGGTGGACAATACCTTCCTGTCGCCGCTGCAGCAGCGGCCCATGGACTTCGGCGCCGACATCGTCGTCTATTCGACCACGAAGTACCTGAACGGCCACTCCGACGTCATCGGCGGGGCGGTCATCGTCCGCACCGGGGAATTGAACGAGCAGTTGCAGTTTGTGGCGAACGCCCACGGCACCATCGCCGGTCCCTTCGACTGCTGGCTCGTACTGCGCGGGCTGAAGACGCTTCCGGTGCGCATTCGCCAGCATGAGCACAACGCCATGGCCGTGGCGCGCTTCCTGGCGCAGCATCCCAACGTCGAGCGCGTGTTCTATCCCGGATTGCCCTCGCATGAAGGCCACGAGATCGCGGCGCGCCAGCAGAAAGGGTTCGGCGGCATGGTTTCGTTCACGGTCAAAGGGGGCCTGGAGGCCGTCCACCACATTCTGCGATCCACGCGCGTCTTCACGCTGGCCGAATCGCTGGGCGGCGTCGAGTCGCTCATCGAGCATCCGGCCACGATGAGCCATGCGTCGATGCGCCCGGAACAACGCGAGGCCGCCGGCATTACGGACAACCTGATCCGCCTGTCGGTCGGCATCGAGGCCACCGACGACCTGATCGCCGACCTGGAACAGGCGCTGGCCTACGAACCGGCCACCGTTGCCGCCTGA
- a CDS encoding precorrin-2 dehydrogenase/sirohydrochlorin ferrochelatase family protein translates to MRVYPIFLNNLEGRRCVVFGGTHEAERKVADLLACGAEVVLVSETITPRLRAWAEEGRLTWHARWYRPGDLQGAFLTIVAVTNPEATEPIWQEAQRERVLINAMDDVPHCTFVAGSVVRRGALVIAISTSGHAPALSVRLREELEQRLGPEYALFLDLMGALRLPMATHYPNFAERKARWYALVDSDVLDLLRAQRFAEARARIAELVGEAVAAELPDPDTMARLFARYQEELTQPTHQPQDAYAAH, encoded by the coding sequence ATGCGTGTCTATCCGATCTTTCTGAACAACCTGGAAGGACGTCGCTGCGTGGTCTTCGGCGGCACGCACGAGGCCGAGCGCAAGGTGGCCGATCTGCTGGCCTGCGGCGCCGAGGTCGTCCTCGTCAGCGAAACGATCACGCCCCGGCTGCGGGCATGGGCCGAGGAAGGACGCCTCACCTGGCACGCCCGCTGGTACCGCCCGGGCGACCTGCAGGGTGCCTTCCTGACCATCGTGGCCGTCACCAATCCCGAAGCGACCGAGCCCATCTGGCAGGAGGCGCAACGCGAGCGCGTGCTGATCAACGCAATGGACGACGTGCCACACTGCACTTTCGTGGCCGGCTCGGTCGTGCGTCGCGGCGCGCTGGTGATTGCCATCTCGACCAGCGGGCACGCCCCGGCCCTCTCGGTACGTCTCCGTGAAGAGCTGGAGCAGCGCCTGGGCCCCGAATACGCGCTCTTTCTGGACCTCATGGGCGCACTGCGCCTGCCCATGGCGACGCACTATCCGAACTTTGCCGAGCGCAAAGCCCGCTGGTACGCGCTGGTCGACAGCGACGTGCTCGATCTGCTCCGCGCGCAACGCTTTGCCGAAGCGCGCGCCCGCATTGCCGAGCTGGTCGGCGAAGCGGTGGCCGCCGAGCTGCCGGATCCCGACACCATGGCGCGGCTCTTTGCCCGCTACCAGGAAGAACTCACCCAACCCACCCACCAACCCCAGGATGCCTATGCAGCCCACTGA
- the hemG gene encoding protoporphyrinogen oxidase produces MASVGIIGAGIAGLTAAYELHRRGLEVTVFEATDRIGGFIQSERIDGFLVELGPQTLQRTSGDFEELLRQVDLEDACIPARPVAANRFIVRGGQPIPLPRSPRELLRTPLLSPRARLRLLAEPFIHRAHRSTEESVAKFTRRRLGPEVLDYLVEPFVAGIFAGDPEQLSVRYAFPKLFELEQQYGSLFWGLIRDRMKQRYHPAPRRSMFSFVEGLHMLPRALAERLPAHAIVRNAEVLAIRWDEKNPWTLTFRQHGRASTRFFDIIVCAVPLHRLAQLRIHPPVDRRPLSTVEHPPIALVALGFRREQVAHPLDGFGMLVPAVERDFQILGTLFSSSLFPDRAPEGHVLLTTFVGGMRHPELALLPEDRLEALVLQDLRRLLGISGAPVFRHVWRWERSIPQYRLGYDAVLACVHDVEMSRSGLFLAGNYMEGISVIDALHTGLKAARAIIQHLREEAAGGLAKLVLGD; encoded by the coding sequence ATGGCTTCTGTGGGAATCATCGGAGCCGGCATTGCCGGTCTGACGGCCGCCTACGAACTGCACCGTCGTGGCCTGGAAGTGACGGTCTTTGAAGCCACCGACCGCATCGGCGGCTTCATTCAGTCGGAGCGGATCGACGGCTTTCTGGTGGAGCTCGGTCCTCAGACGCTCCAGCGCACCTCGGGCGACTTCGAAGAGTTGCTGCGACAGGTGGATCTGGAGGACGCGTGCATTCCGGCCCGACCGGTCGCGGCGAATCGCTTCATCGTGCGGGGTGGCCAGCCGATACCCCTGCCACGCTCGCCGCGCGAACTGCTGCGCACGCCGCTGCTTTCGCCCCGGGCGCGCCTGCGCCTGCTGGCCGAGCCGTTCATTCACCGGGCCCACCGGAGCACCGAGGAAAGCGTGGCCAAATTCACCCGGCGTCGACTGGGTCCGGAGGTGCTCGACTATCTGGTAGAGCCCTTCGTGGCCGGCATCTTTGCGGGCGATCCCGAGCAGCTTTCGGTGCGCTACGCCTTCCCGAAACTGTTCGAACTGGAGCAGCAGTACGGCTCGCTTTTCTGGGGCCTGATCCGCGATCGGATGAAGCAGCGGTATCATCCGGCCCCGCGCCGCTCGATGTTCTCGTTTGTCGAGGGCCTGCACATGCTGCCCCGGGCGCTGGCCGAGCGGTTGCCCGCGCACGCGATCGTGCGCAACGCGGAGGTGCTGGCCATCCGCTGGGACGAGAAAAACCCCTGGACGCTCACGTTCCGGCAGCACGGCCGCGCTTCGACCCGTTTTTTCGATATCATCGTCTGTGCCGTGCCGCTACACCGGCTGGCGCAACTCCGGATTCATCCCCCGGTGGATCGCCGGCCGCTCAGCACCGTCGAGCACCCGCCCATTGCGCTGGTGGCGCTGGGCTTCCGGCGCGAGCAGGTGGCCCATCCGCTGGACGGCTTCGGGATGCTGGTACCGGCCGTGGAGCGCGACTTTCAGATTCTGGGCACGCTGTTCTCCTCGTCGCTCTTTCCGGACCGGGCGCCCGAAGGCCACGTGCTGCTGACCACGTTCGTCGGCGGCATGCGGCATCCCGAACTGGCGTTGCTGCCCGAAGATCGGCTGGAGGCGCTGGTGCTGCAGGACCTGCGCCGGCTGCTGGGCATCTCGGGCGCGCCGGTCTTCCGGCACGTGTGGCGCTGGGAGCGCTCGATCCCGCAGTACCGGCTGGGCTACGATGCGGTGCTCGCCTGCGTTCACGATGTGGAAATGAGCCGCTCCGGTCTGTTTCTGGCCGGCAACTACATGGAAGGCATCTCCGTGATCGACGCGCTCCATACCGGCCTGAAGGCCGCCCGCGCGATCATCCAGCACCTGCGCGAAGAAGCAGCCGGCGGTCTGGCCAAGCTGGTGCTGGGAGATTGA
- a CDS encoding OsmC family protein, with protein sequence MQPTEDLVFRVSGVAESPARFRAQTRRFTVLVDEPEELGGTDEAPNPVEYVLIGFGGCLNVMAHLIAQELGFTIRRLEIELKGTLNPDRLFGRSDAERAGYQQIEVQLRVDADADEATLQEWLARINDRCPVNDNLSNPTPVTISVTSLQEQQPVT encoded by the coding sequence ATGCAGCCCACTGAAGACCTGGTATTTCGCGTCAGCGGTGTGGCCGAAAGTCCGGCCCGCTTTCGGGCCCAGACCCGCCGCTTCACGGTGCTGGTCGACGAGCCCGAAGAGCTGGGCGGCACCGACGAGGCGCCCAATCCCGTGGAGTACGTGCTGATCGGCTTTGGCGGGTGTCTGAACGTAATGGCCCACCTGATCGCCCAGGAGCTGGGCTTTACGATTCGCCGGCTGGAAATCGAACTGAAGGGCACACTGAACCCGGACCGACTCTTCGGCCGCTCCGACGCCGAACGGGCCGGCTACCAACAGATCGAAGTCCAGCTCCGAGTCGATGCGGATGCCGACGAAGCCACGCTGCAGGAATGGCTGGCCCGCATCAACGACCGCTGCCCGGTCAACGACAACCTGAGCAACCCCACCCCGGTCACGATTTCCGTGACTTCCCTGCAGGAACAGCAACCCGTAACCTGA
- a CDS encoding acyltransferase, whose protein sequence is MSWWKHETAVVDEGARIGEGTRIWHFSHVMGGAEIGAHCTLGQNVFVARGVKVGDHCKIQNNVSLYEGVELEDYVFCGPSMVFTNVRTPRAAFPRKGSYVRTLVRHGASIGANATIVCGVTIGRWALVAAGAVVTRDVPDYGLVAGVPARLVGWVCECGIPLRFEGREATCRECGRRYVQEDEQTVRRLETP, encoded by the coding sequence ATGAGCTGGTGGAAGCACGAGACGGCGGTGGTGGACGAGGGTGCCCGGATCGGGGAGGGCACGAGGATCTGGCATTTCAGTCACGTGATGGGGGGAGCGGAGATCGGGGCGCACTGCACGCTGGGGCAGAACGTGTTTGTGGCGCGTGGGGTGAAGGTGGGAGACCATTGCAAGATTCAGAACAACGTGTCGCTGTACGAGGGGGTGGAGCTGGAGGACTACGTGTTTTGCGGGCCGAGCATGGTGTTTACGAACGTGCGGACGCCGCGGGCGGCGTTTCCGCGGAAGGGGTCGTACGTGCGGACGCTGGTGCGGCACGGGGCGTCGATCGGAGCGAACGCAACGATCGTATGCGGGGTGACGATCGGTCGGTGGGCGCTGGTGGCGGCCGGCGCGGTGGTGACGAGGGATGTGCCGGACTACGGGCTGGTGGCGGGGGTGCCGGCGCGTCTGGTAGGATGGGTGTGCGAGTGCGGGATCCCGTTGCGTTTCGAGGGGCGGGAGGCCACCTGTCGGGAGTGCGGCCGCCGATACGTGCAGGAGGACGAGCAGACCGTGCGCCGGCTGGAAACGCCCTGA
- a CDS encoding Gfo/Idh/MocA family protein, which yields MKRFALTGAAGYIAPRHLKAIQEVGGELVAALDVVDAVGALDRYFPEAAFFLHPELFEAHLEDLRDRGEGVDYVSICVPNFLHGAHIRMAFRVGADALCEKPLVLEPSELDRLAELEARSGRRVWTVLQLRVHPALVALRERLLGEGGVKDVELTYITGRGPWYLRSWKAREELSGGVAMNIGVHFFDLLHWLFGALERAELHVRTATTMAGYLELERARVRWFLSIDARHVPEALRAQGQRTYRSIRIEGEEVEFSGGFTELHTEVYRRTLAGAGFGIEAARAAIETVDRLRRLEVVRARNGQRHSLVAA from the coding sequence ATGAAGCGATTTGCGCTCACGGGCGCGGCGGGCTACATTGCGCCGCGTCATCTGAAGGCGATTCAGGAGGTGGGGGGCGAGCTGGTGGCGGCGCTGGACGTGGTGGACGCGGTGGGGGCGCTGGACCGGTACTTTCCGGAGGCGGCGTTTTTCCTGCATCCGGAGCTGTTCGAGGCGCATCTGGAGGATCTGCGAGATCGGGGTGAGGGGGTCGATTACGTGTCGATCTGCGTGCCGAACTTTTTGCACGGGGCGCACATCCGCATGGCGTTTCGGGTGGGGGCGGACGCGCTGTGCGAGAAGCCGCTGGTCCTGGAGCCGTCGGAGCTGGATCGGCTGGCGGAGCTGGAGGCCCGGTCGGGTCGGCGGGTGTGGACGGTGCTGCAGCTTCGGGTGCATCCGGCGCTGGTGGCGCTTCGGGAGCGGCTGCTGGGCGAGGGTGGGGTTAAGGACGTGGAGTTGACCTACATCACGGGCCGGGGTCCGTGGTACCTGCGGAGCTGGAAGGCGCGCGAGGAGCTCAGCGGTGGGGTGGCGATGAACATCGGGGTGCACTTTTTCGATCTGCTGCACTGGTTGTTCGGGGCGCTGGAACGGGCAGAGTTGCACGTGCGGACGGCGACGACGATGGCGGGGTACCTGGAGTTGGAGCGGGCGCGGGTGCGGTGGTTTCTGTCGATCGATGCGCGGCATGTGCCGGAGGCGTTGCGAGCGCAGGGACAGCGGACGTATCGTTCGATCCGGATCGAAGGGGAGGAGGTGGAGTTTTCGGGTGGGTTTACGGAGTTGCACACGGAGGTGTATCGTCGGACGCTGGCGGGGGCGGGGTTCGGGATCGAGGCGGCGCGAGCGGCGATCGAGACGGTGGATCGGTTGCGTCGGCTGGAGGTGGTGCGGGCGCGCAACGGTCAGCGGCACAGCCTGGTAGCGGCATGA
- a CDS encoding sulfurtransferase: MAQTSTRPAVLVDTEWAEAHLNDPNVRFVEVDVDTSAYETGHLPGAVGWNWKTQLQDQLTRDIIKQADYEELLSRSGIRPETTVVLYGDNNNWFAAWAYWLMKYYGHEDVRLMDGGRKKWVAENRPLTTEVPTYEPTGYKVTRINAHLRAYRDDVAELIRQERFALVDVRSPEEFRGEILAPPGLSETAQRGGHIPGATNIPWSQAVREDGTFKSIEELQALYAGQGVTPDKPVITYCRIGERSSHSWFVLHELLGYENVRNYDGSWTEWGNLVGAPIER; encoded by the coding sequence ATGGCACAGACATCCACACGACCCGCCGTTCTGGTGGACACCGAATGGGCCGAGGCGCACCTGAACGATCCCAACGTGCGCTTCGTGGAAGTTGACGTCGACACGTCGGCCTACGAAACGGGCCACCTGCCCGGCGCCGTGGGCTGGAACTGGAAAACGCAGCTGCAGGATCAGCTCACCCGCGACATCATCAAGCAGGCCGACTACGAGGAGCTGTTGAGCCGTTCGGGCATCCGTCCCGAGACGACCGTCGTCCTCTACGGCGACAACAACAACTGGTTTGCCGCCTGGGCCTACTGGCTCATGAAGTACTACGGCCACGAGGACGTGCGGCTGATGGACGGCGGCCGCAAAAAGTGGGTGGCCGAAAACCGTCCGCTGACCACCGAAGTGCCCACCTACGAGCCGACCGGCTACAAAGTCACGCGCATCAACGCGCACCTGCGCGCCTATCGTGACGACGTGGCCGAACTGATTCGTCAGGAGCGCTTCGCGCTGGTCGATGTGCGTTCGCCTGAGGAATTCCGTGGCGAGATCCTGGCGCCTCCGGGCCTGTCGGAAACGGCCCAGCGCGGTGGCCACATTCCGGGCGCGACGAACATCCCCTGGTCGCAGGCCGTACGCGAAGACGGCACCTTCAAATCGATCGAAGAATTGCAGGCGCTCTATGCCGGTCAGGGGGTGACGCCCGACAAGCCCGTCATCACCTACTGCCGCATTGGCGAGCGCTCGTCGCACTCCTGGTTCGTGCTGCACGAGCTGCTCGGCTACGAGAACGTCCGGAACTACGACGGCTCCTGGACCGAGTGGGGCAACCTGGTGGGTGCCCCCATCGAGCGCTGA
- the cobA gene encoding uroporphyrinogen-III C-methyltransferase: MLHSHNRPVERGKVYLVGAGPGDPELITVRGLTLLRQAEVVVYDRLVHPALLAEVPATAERIYVGKTPGRHVLPQEAIQELLIDRARRNRIVVRLKGGDPFVFGRGGEEARALAQAGIPFEVVPGVTSAIAVPAYAGIPVTQRGMAGSFAVVTGHRCDLEALALDWSALARIDTLVLLMGLRRLPELVRTLQAHGRAPDTPVAVISNGTTAAQQCVLGTLADIAERAAHLSTPATVVVGEVTRLADDLAWFHPEPTPSPFSLHPETQPSEP; this comes from the coding sequence ATGCTGCATTCCCATAACCGTCCCGTTGAGCGCGGCAAGGTTTACCTGGTCGGCGCCGGTCCGGGCGACCCGGAGCTGATCACCGTGCGGGGGCTGACACTGCTGCGTCAGGCCGAGGTGGTCGTCTACGACCGGCTGGTACATCCGGCGCTGCTGGCCGAAGTGCCCGCTACGGCCGAGCGCATCTACGTGGGCAAGACACCCGGCCGTCATGTGCTGCCCCAGGAGGCGATCCAGGAGCTGCTGATCGACCGGGCCCGGCGTAATCGGATCGTCGTGCGCCTGAAAGGAGGCGATCCGTTCGTCTTCGGTCGGGGTGGCGAAGAAGCCCGGGCGCTGGCGCAGGCCGGCATCCCCTTCGAAGTCGTGCCGGGCGTCACCAGTGCCATCGCCGTGCCTGCCTACGCCGGCATTCCGGTCACCCAGCGCGGCATGGCCGGCTCGTTTGCCGTCGTGACGGGCCACCGCTGCGACCTGGAGGCGCTCGCGCTGGACTGGTCGGCGCTGGCCCGTATCGATACGCTCGTGCTGCTGATGGGGCTGCGTCGCCTGCCCGAGCTGGTCCGCACGCTCCAGGCGCACGGCCGCGCGCCCGATACGCCCGTGGCCGTCATCAGCAACGGCACCACCGCCGCCCAGCAGTGCGTGCTCGGCACGCTGGCCGACATCGCCGAGCGGGCGGCGCACCTGAGCACGCCCGCCACCGTCGTGGTCGGCGAGGTGACCCGCCTGGCCGACGATCTGGCCTGGTTCCATCCGGAGCCGACCCCCTCGCCTTTCAGCCTGCATCCCGAAACCCAGCCCTCTGAGCCCTGA